A region from the Drosophila bipectinata strain 14024-0381.07 chromosome 3R, DbipHiC1v2, whole genome shotgun sequence genome encodes:
- the Spt3 gene encoding transcription initiation protein SPT3 homolog — MNYNAKRVMRQNSVCIPSNDLASSPIMIGPATPSTPGTPQLQTPEDIKPIHVQRQVILLQGGGIAQASPVQQQQQQQQQHQQQPQPQQHVNMNAQNSGGSAAVSIPVADDAPVSLLTEIADIMRSFGDSDQPRMASVKLVEQILQQQLRGIFNEASLVAMRRKQNPCPSQADFEFLMRNHPVKIARMRKHLKDMRILKRFLSIRTGRPQDFMDDLEQQDEDEELAIEVNELHDEDRMRRLFRADRISQILTGQQYLEFNEARKTSFYCRHGEKIKNKFRRFLDLPADLRIPTPTMNILAYLAHETIAAIVDYSILTRLNSDNRATEPYSRVTSAGGSPAMMHVCPEVTQGRGMEVVKPISVPEIHEAMRRFRQMSSRKIGRYRNSCDIDFRRSFLAI, encoded by the coding sequence atgaattataaTGCAAAGCGCGTTATGCGACAGAACTCGGTTTGTATTCCGTCCAATGATTTGGCTTCGTCGCCGATAATGATCGGGCCCGCCACTCCATCGACTCCCGGGACTCCACAGTTGCAGACTCCGGAGGATATTAAGCCCATTCATGTTCAACGCCAAGTAATCCTTTTACAAGGAGGAGGCATAGCGCAGGCGAGTCCTgttcaacaacaacagcagcagcaacaacaacatcaacagcagccgcagccACAGCAACATGTAAACATGAATGCACAAAATTCAGGAGGCAGTGCGGCCGTCAGTATACCCGTAGCCGATGATGCTCCGGTTTCTTTGCTAACAGAAATAGCAGACATAATGCGTAGTTTCGGGGATAGTGATCAGCCCCGCATGGCTAGCGTGAAGCTAGTGGAACAGATCCTTCAACAGCAGCTGCGCGGTATCTTTAACGAGGCGTCGCTGGTGGCCATGCGACGTAAGCAGAACCCGTGTCCATCGCAGGCGGATTTCGAGTTTCTCATGCGGAACCATCCCGTGAAGATAGCCCGTATGCGAAAGCATCTGAAAGACATGCGTATACTCAAGCGTTTTCTGAGCATTCGCACCGGGCGGCCTCAGGACTTCATGGATGACCTGGAGCAGCAGGACGAGGACGAAGAACTAGCCATTGAGGTGAATGAGCTGCATGATGAAGATCGTATGCGCCGTTTGTTTCGTGCAGACCGTATCTCCCAAATTCTAACTGGCCAGCAGTACCTAGAGTTCAATGAGGCCCGGAAGACCTCCTTTTACTGTCGACACGGTGAGAAGATTAAGAACAAGTTCCGACGCTTTCTGGATCTGCCGGCTGATCTGCGCATCCCCACACCCACTATGAACATCCTAGCCTATCTGGCCCATGAGACGATAGCAGCCATTGTTGATTACTCGATCCTGACTCGTCTCAATTCGGATAACCGTGCCACAGAACCGTACAGCCGCGTCACATCCGCTGGCGGGAGTCCGGCCATGATGCACGTATGTCCTGAGGTAACCCAGGGTCGGGGCATGGAGGTGGTAAAGCCTATCAGCGTTCCGGAAATCCACGAGGCCATGCGTCGGTTCCGGCAGATGAGCAGTCGCAAAATTGGGCGTTATCGCAACTCTTGCGACATTGATTTCCGAAGGAGTTTCCTAGCTatctag
- the GCC185 gene encoding GRIP and coiled-coil domain-containing protein 2 → MDTASPREGQKNANPIEALSKDEIINKYKGLLNIAKKAKQAKDELTEENRLLKEALKRAAEKQSSLPAMQEMLQDFTDKNLILTEQLNSLKAKNKEDAQRMGQLEIENESLKRQLGRLSDENDELLADVERMEKAMHQVNLLGNEQRKNLELLETDIEKIKKAEAENNNLRQQLATVSEESALLQEKYQGLKEINSEQRKKFNSLKDRFIDVHRKLKGLKECKCVLLETQHEYAASVSKWQVEIIKASQLLCSKMTSLQAENEKLKQSTGTESSSNGPDRKRLLLRIHDLERLAKIVKQQQQELPKSQLDVEHVLNKLNTIEKLAAIVKEQQNVNKEQRDQNTDQHSNELDLSLFQQKNQELQDHIESLEKECNNQRIKIQDLEAICVELRQHNEDLLARFGLKEQENDELLAEMRELNEALKGRGDAISRLQEQHEAQAKREHELEEQLSMSQQATLEKSLKLDQLQGRIDELEQANADAQSDVLSTSTISRAEELSRLRELEDGYEEKYHKLRALAAKLKKKLQEQTQQLQEMEQGGALKQELEAVKMAQVQLQQDLNAARAENQKLRSKEKAKHSHSNNVLNLEIEAAEKSLADVSAKLAAKSNELEAVKESLTSRENTVAQLRKEIAILEEAKNGEAEHSRQLKEQINRMQVQVKDAVHGKQQALNQNKELEQGVEKAKMEAEQLRLQLAESAQQYESKLMNETQLLEARTVELEAHMAAHNDLENALKTAERAQEDMRVEYTEYKLKAQAVLRKNQNKGSNREQELEEELTSFRESERKLRESNDGRAARLAQLDGQLEAMQQDNAALQKRSKELSTLVDELRQQNDLLTLENQRQMQFQQDLMQKHRLQVDQLEAAHQTKVKQLHQQLEESHKEQANASNHSNTSGFSGEPSPEQAKIDYLLQDHDTSLDASAGEVSLAQLAAQRKISTASRRSHDFMPLDELLNTSMNQITSDTVTTISNFGRSVSQPEEDDMGDYAVQSAQLQATKERLGIQESRIKHLTALLAENEQDLAKLTQMNDMLKEELRRQERSEEREQHMHNSEYLKNVFIKFLTLNNADERQRLVPVLNTILRLSRNEMEMLNCVAKGQKVSPDGSTRSWTGFLTAWGGNNNNSN, encoded by the exons ATGGACACCGCATCACCGAGAGAAGGCCAG AAGAACGCGAATCCCATTGAGGCATTGAGCAAAGATGAAATCATCAACAAATACAAGGGCCTGTTAAACATTGCTAAAAAAGCAAAACAGGCGAAAGATG AACTCACCGAGGAGAATCGCCTGTTGAAGGAAGCTCTCAAAAGAGCGGCGGAGAAGCAGAGCAGCTTACCGGCCATGCAGGAGATGCTGCAGGACTTTACCGATAAGAATCTAATTCTTACCGAACAGCTCAACAGCTTGAAAGCCAAGAATAAGGAGGATGCTCAGCGGATGGGACAACTGGAGATTGAAAACGAGAGTCTGAAACGACAGCTGGGCAGGCTGAGTGATGAAAATGATGAGCTTCTGGCGGATGTGGAACGAATGGAGAAGGCTATGCACCAGGTTAACCTTCTGGGCAACGAGCAGCGTAAGAACTTGGAGCTCTTGGAAACTGACAttgaaaaaatcaagaaagcAGAAGCGGAAAACAACAATTTACGACAACAACTAGCTACAGTATCCGAAGAGTCTGCACTGCTCCAAGAAAAGTACCAAGGACTTAAGGAAATCAATTCGGAACAGCGCAAAAAGTTCAACTCCCTAAAGGATCGCTTCATTGATGTCCACCGTAAACTTAAGGGTCTGAAGGAGTGCAAATGTGTGCTTCTAGAGACTCAGCACGAATACGCTGCCTCTGTATCCAAATGGCAAGTGGAGATTATCAAAGCTTCACAGTTACTGTGCTCGAAGATGACGTCCCTGCAGGCCGAGAATGAGAAACTGAAGCAGAGCACGGGCACGGAATCATCTAGTAACGGACCTGATAGGAAGCGTTTGCTGTTGAGGATTCACGATCTTGAGCGGTTGGCAAAGATTGtgaaacagcaacagcaggagCTGCCGAAAAGCCAACTCGATGTAGAACATGTTCTCAACAAGCTAAACACCATTGAAAAACTGGCAGCGATAGTCAAAGAACAGCAGAACGTAAATAAAGAGCAACGAGACCAGAATACAGATCAGCATTCTAACGAATTAGATTTAAGCTTATTCCAGCAGAAAAACCAAGAACTGCAAGACCATATCGAAAGCCTTGAAAAGGAGTGCAATAACCAGAGGATTAAAATTCAGGATCTAGAGGCCATATGCGTGGAGCTGCGGCAACACAACGAAGATTTGCTTGCTCGGTTCGGCCTTAAAGAACAAGAAAATGATGAATTGCTTGCTGAAATGCGGGAATTGAACGAAGCGCTGAAGGGACGAGGAGATGCAATCTCACGGCTTCAGGAGCAGcacgaagcgcaggccaagcGAGAACACGAACTGGAGGAGCAACTTTCAATGTCTCAGCAAGCGACGCTGGAAAAGTCACTGAAACTAGATCAGCTTCAGGGTAGAATCGACGAGCTGGAACAGGCGAATGCGGATGCCCAAAGTGATGTACTGTCGACATCTACAATATCACGCGCCGAAGAACTGAGTCGCCTGCGTGAACTAGAAGACGGTTACGAGGAAAAGTATCACAAGTTACGCGCTCTGGCCGCCAAACTAAAGAAGAAACTCCAGGAGCAGACGCAACAGCTCCAGGAGATGGAGCAAGGGGGCGCACTCAAGCAGGAACTAGAGGCCGTCAAAATGGCCCAGGTTCAGTTGCAGCAGGACCTTAACGCCGCCCGAGCCGAGAACCAGAAACTCCGTTCCAAAGAAAAGGCAAAGCATTCCCATTCAAACAATGTTCTTAATCTCGAAATCGAAGCGGCCGAAAAGTCCCTGGCCGATGTAAGTGCCAAGCTAGCTGCAAAGTCTAATGAGCTCGAAGCCGTCAAGGAATCCCTGACCAGCAGGGAAAACACTGTCGCACAGCTTCGCAAGGAAATCGCCATTCTGGAGGAGGCCAAGAACGGGGAGGCAGAGCATTCCCGCCAACTGAAGGAGCAGATAAACCGGATGCAGGTGCAGGTGAAGGATGCTGTTCATGGCAAGCAGCAGGCTCTGAACCAGAACAAGGAACTGGAACAAGGTGTGGAAAAGGCAAAAATGGAAGCGGAGCAGCTGCGTCTACAGCTGGCGGAGAGCGCCCAGCAGTATGAATCAAAGCTGATGAACGAAACCCAACTGCTGGAAGCTCGGACAGTGGAGCTTGAAGCCCACATGGCGGCCCACAACGACTTGGAAAATGCTTTAAAAACTGCGGAGAGAGCACAAGAGGATATGCGGGTGGAGTACACAGAATACAAGCTAAAGGCTCAAGCGGTGCTGCGCAAAAACCAGAACAAGGGCTCGAATcgggagcaggagctggaggaaGAGCTGACTTCTTTTCGGGAAAGCGAGCGGAAGCTAAGGGAGAGCAACGATGGCAGGGCGGCGCGACTGGCTCAACTGGACGGACAACTGGAGGCCATGCAGCAGGACAACGCCGCACTGCAGAAACGAAGCAAAGAACTCTCAACATTGGTTGACGAACTGCGCCAACAGAATGATCTACTCACGCTAGAAAATCAGCGCCAAATGCAATTCCAGCAGGACCTGATGCAGAAGCATCGGCTGCAGGTGGACCAACTGGAAGCCGCTCACCAAACGAAAGTAAAGCAGTTGCACCAGCAACTAGAAGAGTCTCATAAGGAGCAAGCCAACGCCTCCAATCACAGCAACACTTCCGGCTTCAGTGGCGAACCAAGTCCGGAGCAGGCAAAGATTGACTATCTGCTGCAGGATCATGATACAAGTCTGGATGCCTCAGCCGGTGAGGTCTCTCTTGCGCAACTGGCGGCTCAGCGCAAAATCTCCACTGCCTCTCGCCGATCACACGATTTTATGCCACTGGATGAGCTGCTAAACACGTCCATGAACCAAATAACCAGCGACACAGTGACCACCATCTCCAATTTCGGACGCAGCGTTTCCCAGCCGGAGGAAGACGACATGGGAGATTATGCTGTACAGAGTGCCCAACTCCAGGCCACCAAAGAGCGTCTGGGAATACAGGAGAGTCGTATAAAGCATCTGACTGCTTTATTGGCCGAGAACGAGCAGGACTTGGCCAAGCTGACCCAGATGAACGACATGCTCAAGGAGGAACTGCGCCGCCAGGAGCGATCCGAGGAGCGGGAACAGCACATGCACAACTCGGAATATCTGAAGAACGTTTTCATAAAG TTCCTTACATTAAACAATGCCGATGAGCGACAGCGCTTGGTGCCCGTCCTAAACACCATTCTCCGGCTAAGCCGCAACGAAATGGAGATGCTGAACTGTGTGGCAAAGGGCCAGAAAG TATCCCCAGATGGCAGCACTAGGAGCTGGACAGGATTCCTTACGGCGTGGGGAGGAAATAACAATAACAGCAACTAA
- the LOC108133677 gene encoding uncharacterized protein yields MDQTRVPQTTNTPEMVPEISNTQNTFPGLLQPPEVCDSSLQAKKMAEEIAKRVLSNMITSQECMQLKRDLEVEHVNELEISPAILCLILTFLVFVTAFWVWLISRSCVFHQADNGRTDKRLQGGQMSGTGSGSESRSGSWSGSGSGKGSGSKSTTGPRPGIRSGSKTGSVSRYGSGCSATRCEGYFLGGPGRCRAGSTGRLRNSSSDKMFGAAVPSRPWRSCPISLCRQEPSPIHSQAFTKTSNAEFSPTTDLESPVATSPTKTESLTQEAPRSSQETFFKPEIRYSSCGAEAGSPSSSYQLCSYTCSEKGFPVPTKKYRVQWSRFLKLGQKEKLDS; encoded by the coding sequence ATGGATCAAACGAGAGTCCCTCAAACGACGAATACTCCAGAAATGGTCCCTGAAATTTCAAATACTCAGAATACTTTCCCGGGACTGTTGCAGCCTCCAGAAGTATGCGATTCGAGTCTGCAGGCGAAGAAAATGGCAGAAGAAATTGCCAAGCGAGTTTTAAGTAACATGATAACGTCCCAGGAGTGCATGCAATTAAAGCGCGACCTGGAAGTCGAACATGTCAACGAACTCGAAATAAGTCCGGCTATCCTTTGCCTCATACTGACTTTTTTAGTGTTTGTGACCGCTTTTTGGGTTTGGCTAATCTCAAGAAGTTGCGTTTTTCACCAAGCAGACAATGGTAGGACAGACAAGCGCCTTCAAGGAGGTCAAATGTCAGGGACTGGATCTGGGTCCGAATCAAGGTCAGGATCGTGGAGCGGGTCAGGATCTGGGAAAGGATCAGGATCAAAGTCCACAACAGGACCACGACCAGGGATCCGTTCGGGATCGAAGACTGGCTCAGTATCAAGGTATGGCTCGGGATGCAGTGCCACAAGATGCGAGGGTTACTTTTTGGGCGGACCTGGTCGTTGCAGAGCTGGTTCCACTGGCAGACTTCGAAACAGTAGCTCCGATAAAATGTTTGGAGCGGCGGTTCCTTCACGTCCTTGGAGAAGCTGCCCCATAAGCTTGTGTCGGCAGGAACCTTCCCCAATTCACTCGCAAGCCTTTACGAAAACATCCAATGCAGAATTCTCACCAACCACAGATTTGGAATCTCCCGTAGCCACTTCGCCTACAAAAACTGAATCTTTAACCCAAGAAGCCCCCAGAAGCAGTCAGGAGACATTTTTCAAACCTGAAATTCGATACTCCTCTTGCGGGGCAGAGGCTGGATCCCCTTCAAGCAGCTACCAGTTGTGCTCTTACACATGTTCCGAAAAGGGCTTCCCTGTGCCCACAAAGAAATACCGTGTGCAATGGTCAAGATTTCTAAAACTAGGTCAAAAGGAGAAGTTAGACAGTTAA
- the LOC108133668 gene encoding uncharacterized protein isoform X2, which yields MNPACKLSLQSRECQDWMSEVCAHCSHLLPDPRQAELWDTWWPDEPAAPYKPRVSLMSAYDCHKLRKEVAREVTKRENVDDHDHGLGEGDHPVGWTICRIILVILVLATVLFTIVCALQMIIGGIRRWIQPPLEQCMSDEKHKTPPPKTDVETPKPPPEEPPKRTKAPSFLCLFFVFIMKSKR from the exons ATGAATCCCGCCTGCAAACTGAGTTTACAGAGCCGCGAGTGCCAGGACTGGATGAGCGAGGTATGTGCCCATTGCAGCCACCTGCTGCCCGATCCCAGGCAAGCAGAGCTCTGGGACACCTGGTGGCCGGATGAACCGGCGGCGCCCTACAAGCCTCGCGTCAGCCTGATGTCGGCCTACGACTGCCACAAGCTGCGCAAAGAGGTAGCACGCGAGGTGACCAAGCGGGAAAATGTGGATGACCATGACCACGGCTTGGGTGAAGGTGACCATCCGGTTGGGTGGACGATCTGCCGAATCATACTGGTGATCCTAGTACTGGCCACTGTTCTCTTTACCATAGTATGTGCTTTGCAAATGATAATTGGTGGAATTCGCCGATGGATACAGCCCCCTTTAGAGCAATGCATGTCGGACGAGAAACACAAGACACCGCCTCCAAAGACCGACGTGGAAACCCCCAAACCTCCACCGGAAGAGCCTCCCAAACGGACAAAGGCCCCCAG ttttttgtGTCTATTTTTTGTGTTCATAATGAAAAGCAAACGCTAA
- the LOC108133668 gene encoding uncharacterized protein isoform X3, translating to MNPACKLSLQSRECQDWMSEVCAHCSHLLPDPRQAELWDTWWPDEPAAPYKPRVSLMSAYDCHKLRKEVAREVTKRENVDDHDHGLGEGDHPVGWTICRIILVILVLATVLFTIVCALQMIIGGIRRWIQPPLEQCMSDEKHKTPPPKTDVETPKPPPEEPPKRTKAPSKR from the exons ATGAATCCCGCCTGCAAACTGAGTTTACAGAGCCGCGAGTGCCAGGACTGGATGAGCGAGGTATGTGCCCATTGCAGCCACCTGCTGCCCGATCCCAGGCAAGCAGAGCTCTGGGACACCTGGTGGCCGGATGAACCGGCGGCGCCCTACAAGCCTCGCGTCAGCCTGATGTCGGCCTACGACTGCCACAAGCTGCGCAAAGAGGTAGCACGCGAGGTGACCAAGCGGGAAAATGTGGATGACCATGACCACGGCTTGGGTGAAGGTGACCATCCGGTTGGGTGGACGATCTGCCGAATCATACTGGTGATCCTAGTACTGGCCACTGTTCTCTTTACCATAGTATGTGCTTTGCAAATGATAATTGGTGGAATTCGCCGATGGATACAGCCCCCTTTAGAGCAATGCATGTCGGACGAGAAACACAAGACACCGCCTCCAAAGACCGACGTGGAAACCCCCAAACCTCCACCGGAAGAGCCTCCCAAACGGACAAAGGCCCCCAG CAAACGCTAA
- the LOC108133668 gene encoding uncharacterized protein isoform X1 gives MNPACKLSLQSRECQDWMSEVCAHCSHLLPDPRQAELWDTWWPDEPAAPYKPRVSLMSAYDCHKLRKEVAREVTKRENVDDHDHGLGEGDHPVGWTICRIILVILVLATVLFTIVCALQMIIGGIRRWIQPPLEQCMSDEKHKTPPPKTDVETPKPPPEEPPKRTKAPRSFISFGRNSDPRTHYGPYKNQKLFKTASAPEQPLSTTRPEAKAQARKTLRPWFVERPEHVERQSHSNKSATK, from the exons ATGAATCCCGCCTGCAAACTGAGTTTACAGAGCCGCGAGTGCCAGGACTGGATGAGCGAGGTATGTGCCCATTGCAGCCACCTGCTGCCCGATCCCAGGCAAGCAGAGCTCTGGGACACCTGGTGGCCGGATGAACCGGCGGCGCCCTACAAGCCTCGCGTCAGCCTGATGTCGGCCTACGACTGCCACAAGCTGCGCAAAGAGGTAGCACGCGAGGTGACCAAGCGGGAAAATGTGGATGACCATGACCACGGCTTGGGTGAAGGTGACCATCCGGTTGGGTGGACGATCTGCCGAATCATACTGGTGATCCTAGTACTGGCCACTGTTCTCTTTACCATAGTATGTGCTTTGCAAATGATAATTGGTGGAATTCGCCGATGGATACAGCCCCCTTTAGAGCAATGCATGTCGGACGAGAAACACAAGACACCGCCTCCAAAGACCGACGTGGAAACCCCCAAACCTCCACCGGAAGAGCCTCCCAAACGGACAAAGGCCCCCAG GTCATTTATCTCCTTTGGGCGGAACTCCGATCCACGCACCCATTATGGCCCTTACAAGAACCAGAAGCTATTTAAGACCGCCTCTGCGCCGGAACAGCCCCTGTCTACCACTAGGCCGGAGGCAAAGGCACAGGCACGGAAAACTCTACGACCCTGGTTCGTCGAACGACCGGAGCACGTCGAACGGCAATCGCATAGTAACAAATCGGCCACAAAATAA
- the DCAF12 gene encoding DDB1- and CUL4-associated factor 12 homolog, which yields MFNGMVRTIRDSVVGTYPSCHANSRLEERRAKQRAMRQERRRKPDKPDDFVTYEDSGSDEETPQQQEEVLNTSYNLCDYLRSRESGLRDRRSVNVEYTSRYVLTHDMLRETQISLGYINKVFCSKWLSSRQVVFGTKCNKLLVYDVNMRRVDAIPTLSNNRANHPEVQGGLHAIELSPSRSFLATGARNSSDIAVYRLPTLDPVCVGEGGHRDLIMGMCWLDDQFLVSGSKDSRMALWRINEDHMEFPDGGEEACPTFATIHPLSVKEVRTAQRIRSLCFNKEFKEIAALSLNGYIHIFNAETFKQTLSRKLPNCQDNVSIAYHSDGLYAVGCRSYTILLDARTLQTIKKITSRYSGCGIRATSFEGNLLTVGTGLGMLLFYDIRAGKYLESSVNASRTVALKCSKGIVYPEDEMDGFQQVKYVPAIYTHCYDSTRMRLFAAGGPLPATLVGNYAGVWQ from the exons ATGTTCAATGGCATGGTGAGAACCATCCGCGACAGCGTCGTGGGCACCTACCCGTCCTGTCACGCCAACTCGCGACTTGAAGAACGCCGGGCGAAGCAACGGGCGATGCGCCAGGAGCGCCGACGGAAGCCGGATAAACCAGACGACTTTGTCACCTACGAGGATTCAGGCAGCGACGAGGAGACACCCCAACAGCAGGAGGAGGTGCTCAACACGTCCTACAACCTGTGTGACTACCTACGCAGCCGGGAAAGCGGGCTTAGAGAT AGACGCAGCGTAAATGTAGAGTACACCAGTCGTTATGTTCTCACCCACGACATGCTGCGGGAAACGCAGATCAGCTTGGGCTACATCAATAAGGTATTTTGTTCCAAATGGCTCAGTAGCCGCCAGGTTGTGTTCGGGACCAAGTGCAACAAACTCCTCGTCTACGATGTCAATATGCGTCGCGTGGACGCTATTCCTACACTGTCAAATAATCGAGCTAATCATCCGGAAGTGCAAGGTGGACTACATGCCATTGAGTTGTCTCCCAGCCGCTCCTTCCTGGCCACTGGGGCCCGGAACTCCTCCGATATTGCTGTGTACCGACTGCCCACACTGGATCCTGTATGCGTAGGTGAAGGTGGTCACCGTGACCTAATCATGGGTATGTGCTGGTTGGATGATCAGTTCCTGGTTTCTGGATCAAAGGATTCGCGTATGGCGCTGTGGCGCATCAACGAAGACCATATGGAGTTCCCGGACGGGGGAGAGGAGGCGTGTCCCACCTTTGCCACAATACACCCTCTTAGCGTCAAGGAAGTTCGCACTGCCCAGAGG ATACGATCTCTCTGCTTCAATAAAGAGTTCAAAGAGATAGCCGCCCTCTCGCTCAACGGATACATTCACATATTTAACGCCGAGACCTTTAAGCAGACACTCTCCAGAAAACTGCCAAACTGCCAGGACAATGTGAGCATTGCCTACCACAGTGACGGCCTCTATGCAGTAGGCTGTCGATCATATACCATTCTGCTAGATGCCCGCACTCTGCAGACCATCAAGAAGATAACCTCCCGGTACAGTGGGTGCGGCATCAGGGCCACCTCCTTTGAGGGAAATCTGCTGACCGTAGGGACAGGATTAGGTATGCTCTTGTTCTATGATATTCGTGCTGGAAAATACCTGGAAAGCAGTGTCAACGCCTCACGCACTGTAGCCCTCAAATGCAGTAAAGGAATTGTG TACCCAGAGGACGAAATGGACGGCTTCCAGCAGGTTAAGTACGTTCCGGCCATCTACACGCACTGCTACGACAGCACAAGAATGCGTCTCTTTGCGGCGGGAGGTCCTCTCCCGGCCACGCTGGTGGGAAACTATGCGGGAGTTTGGCAATAG
- the LOC108133669 gene encoding band 7 protein AGAP004871 has translation MSNPNENLQKENNSEEEKNEDKNNPNNYGFEKIAVFLSWAVVVVLLPFSLLFIISVAYEFERFVIFRLGRVRKRSYGPGIVYNLPCIDEIAAVDIRTDVVNVDPQDLMTKDSVSINVNAVVYYCVVDPIQSLIKVENYRQSTEMIAQVTLRNVVGSKPLHILLTSRQLLTLEIQQAVAEITGKWGILVERVDLMDIKLPSSLERSLASEAEARREARAKIILAEGEAKASQALSDASKVMSQNQITLQLRHLQLLPSMARERRINILFPIPLEMMAPFMDNEQNKKADSQKDKKKNKHIDFYVPKVIFSGSPPDNFPAEESPSLIQRLALLLNRPHPTRSSRDRKSEEEPYPLPSTPATPKEKLPPIPPPPPRPLLPLIPPHPTMPPLPPVPNRPAPPQRSQSVPKSSDRK, from the exons ATGAGCAATCCAAATGAGAATTTacaaaaggaaaataattCAGAGGAGGAAAAAAATGAGGACAAAAACA ATCCGAACAATTATGGCTTTGAAAAAATCGCAGTGTTTCTCTCATGGGCTGTAGTGGTTGTACTTTTACCATTTTCACTTCTCTTTATAATATCTGTGGCGTACGAGTTCGAGCGTTTTGTGATCTTCCGCCTGGGGCGTGTCCG AAAGCGTTCCTATGGCCCCGGAATAGTTTATAATCTTCCCTGCATTGATGAGATCGCTGCAGTGGATATTCGCACAGATGTCGTTAATGTCGATCCCCAGGATCTGATGACTAAGGACTCGGTTTCGATTAACGTTAATGCAGTTGTATATTACTGCGTTGTCGATCCCATCCAATCCCTAATAAAGGTAGAAAACTACCGTCAGTCCACGGAGATGATTGCCCAGGTAACCCTGCGTAATGTGGTGGGCTCCAAGCCGCTCCACATTTTATTGACCTCTAGGCAGTTGCTCACCCTTGAGATCCAACAGGCAGTGGCTGAGATCACAGGAAAGTGGGGAATTCTTGTTGAGAGAGTGGACTT AATGGATATAAAGCTGCCATCAAGTCTTGAACGGTCCTTGGCGAGCGAGGCAGAGGCCAGGAGGGAGGCTCGTGCGAAAATTATCCTTGCTGAAGGCGAAGCAAAGGCCTCTCAAGCTCTTAGCGATGCCTCTAAAGTTATGTCCCAAAACCAAATAACACTGCAG CTGAGACATCTGCAACTCCTTCCATCAATGGCCAGGGAGCGACGGATAAATATACTTTTCCCCATTCCCTTAGAAATGATGGCCCCATTTATGGATAACgagcaaaacaagaaagccGACAGCCAGAaagataaaaagaaaaataagcaCATTGACTTCTATGTCCCAAAAGTAATTTTTAGTGGATCTCCACCAGATAACTTTCCGGCTGAAGAGTCTCCAAGCCTTATCCAGCGCCTGGCACTTCTTTTGAATCGTCCACACCCAACGCGTTCGTCACGTGATAGAAAATCGGAGGAAGAACCCTATCCTCTTCCATCTACCCCCGCAACTCCTAAAGAGAAACTACCTCCTattcctccacctcctcctcggcCACTTCTTCCTTTAATCCCACCGCATCCGACTATGCCTCCTCTACCGCCGGTTCCCAACCGTCCAGCTCCCCCTCAGAGATCTCAGTCGGTGCCGAAATCGTCAGatagaaaataa